One Nocardioides aromaticivorans genomic window carries:
- a CDS encoding amidohydrolase, whose product MSAASSATVFVGGRVLTMDATPCAEAVAVRDGRIVAVGTAAEATAAAGAGATVVDLAGGTLLPGFQDAHVHPLEGGMSLERCDLTAVHALPDYLAAVRAWADAHPTAAWVVGGGWYRDAFPGNRPHRRDLDRVVADRPAYLNGHDGHTAWVNSAALRAAGIDRDTVDPPNGVIERDADGEPTGVLVEDAAAMVSALLPRTSPAELRQAMLTAQAYLHSLGITAWQDAIVGDYLGMPDPFETYRALEAEGLLTARVRGALWWELDRGTEQVPELVERRRLTAGGRFHAGTVKIMQDGICENCTGAMLAPYLDHAGAPTGGTGLSFIPPDELAEITTRLDALGFQVHFHGVGDRAVRECLDAVAAARAANGPNDLRHQIAHLDVVDPQDVPRFADLGVTANLQPLWARRDLEIEETKLPLLGPEREPHHFPFGALADAKADIAMGSDWPVTSPDPLWGLHTAIHRTAPVGDPHGNERARTEALVAEQRLAADVALRGYTRGSARANHLDAETGRIAPGALADLVVVDGDLTDPSAFETARVRSTWVDGVAVYDADRA is encoded by the coding sequence ATGAGCGCCGCGTCGTCCGCGACCGTCTTCGTCGGTGGGCGCGTGCTCACCATGGACGCCACCCCCTGCGCCGAGGCGGTCGCGGTCCGCGACGGCAGGATCGTCGCCGTGGGGACGGCCGCTGAGGCGACCGCCGCGGCAGGCGCCGGCGCCACCGTGGTCGACCTCGCCGGCGGCACCCTGCTCCCCGGCTTCCAGGACGCCCACGTCCACCCGCTCGAGGGCGGCATGTCGCTGGAGCGCTGCGACCTGACCGCGGTGCACGCCCTGCCCGACTACCTCGCCGCCGTCCGGGCGTGGGCCGACGCCCACCCGACGGCAGCGTGGGTCGTCGGGGGCGGCTGGTACCGCGACGCCTTCCCGGGCAACCGCCCGCACCGACGCGACCTCGACCGCGTGGTCGCCGACCGGCCGGCGTACCTCAACGGCCACGACGGGCACACCGCCTGGGTCAACTCCGCCGCGCTGCGTGCCGCGGGCATCGACCGGGACACGGTGGACCCGCCCAACGGCGTGATCGAGCGCGATGCCGACGGCGAGCCCACCGGCGTGCTGGTCGAGGACGCCGCGGCGATGGTGTCGGCCCTGCTGCCCCGCACCTCGCCCGCCGAGCTTCGCCAGGCGATGCTGACCGCCCAGGCCTACCTGCACTCGCTCGGCATCACCGCCTGGCAGGACGCCATCGTCGGGGACTACCTCGGCATGCCCGACCCCTTCGAGACCTACCGGGCGCTGGAGGCCGAGGGCCTGCTGACCGCCCGCGTCCGTGGTGCCCTCTGGTGGGAGCTGGACCGGGGCACGGAGCAGGTGCCCGAGCTGGTCGAGCGACGCCGCCTGACCGCCGGCGGCCGCTTCCACGCGGGGACGGTCAAGATCATGCAGGACGGCATCTGCGAGAACTGCACCGGCGCGATGCTGGCCCCCTATCTCGACCACGCCGGCGCACCGACGGGTGGGACCGGCCTGTCCTTCATCCCGCCCGACGAGCTCGCGGAGATCACGACCCGCCTCGACGCCCTCGGCTTCCAGGTGCACTTCCACGGGGTCGGCGACCGCGCCGTGCGTGAGTGCCTCGACGCGGTCGCCGCGGCCCGCGCCGCCAACGGTCCCAACGACCTCCGCCACCAGATCGCCCACCTCGACGTGGTGGACCCGCAGGACGTCCCGCGCTTCGCGGACCTGGGCGTGACGGCGAACCTCCAGCCCCTGTGGGCCCGGCGGGACCTGGAGATCGAGGAGACCAAGCTGCCGTTGCTCGGGCCGGAGCGAGAGCCGCACCACTTCCCGTTCGGCGCCCTGGCGGATGCGAAGGCCGACATCGCGATGGGCAGCGACTGGCCGGTCACCAGCCCCGATCCCCTCTGGGGGCTGCACACCGCGATCCATCGGACCGCGCCCGTCGGCGACCCCCACGGCAACGAGCGCGCCCGGACCGAGGCCCTCGTCGCCGAGCAACGGCTCGCCGCGGACGTCGCCCTGCGCGGCTACACGCGCGGCTCGGCGCGGGCCAACCACCTCGACGCCGAGACCGGGCGAATCGCGCCGGGAGCGCTCGCCGACCTGGTCGTCGTCGACGGCGACCTGACGGACCCGTCGGCGTTCGAGACGGCGCGGGTGCGGTCGACGTGGGTCGACGGGGTCGCGGTGTACGACGCCGACCGCGCCTAG
- a CDS encoding LysR family transcriptional regulator, whose protein sequence is MADPAFTLTQLRYFAAAAELGSMTAASKQLMVSQSAVSTAVAQLEKELGVQLLLRHHARGLTLTAAGEEFHRELRSYLVHTSELVEVARSAGQALVGELTVGCFTTLGPFELPRLLAACEADHPGIRVSVVEDEHAALKHALRSGRCELALMYGYDLDDDIDHVRVGVAAPYVLVGKDHALARRKKVALAELEGEPMVLLDLPHSGQYLERIVESAGFRPEIRHRTAGFETVRAMVANGQGWSVLNQRPASRTTYDGAEVVILEITDPVEPLEIVLSSMKGVRLTARAQAFVRSAGRARRAGAR, encoded by the coding sequence ATGGCTGACCCCGCCTTCACCCTCACGCAGCTGCGGTACTTCGCCGCCGCCGCGGAGCTGGGGAGCATGACCGCTGCCTCGAAGCAGCTCATGGTGTCGCAGTCCGCCGTCTCGACGGCGGTCGCACAGCTGGAGAAGGAGCTCGGCGTCCAGCTGCTGCTGCGCCACCACGCCCGCGGCCTGACCCTGACGGCCGCCGGTGAGGAGTTCCACCGCGAGCTGCGCAGCTATCTCGTGCACACGAGCGAGCTGGTGGAGGTCGCGCGCTCGGCGGGCCAGGCCCTCGTCGGCGAGCTCACGGTCGGCTGCTTCACCACCCTCGGGCCGTTCGAGCTGCCGCGGCTGCTCGCCGCCTGCGAGGCCGACCACCCCGGCATCCGCGTGTCCGTGGTCGAGGACGAGCACGCCGCGCTCAAGCACGCCCTGCGCTCGGGCCGCTGCGAGCTCGCGCTGATGTACGGCTACGACCTCGACGACGACATCGACCACGTCCGGGTCGGCGTCGCGGCGCCCTACGTCCTCGTCGGCAAGGACCACGCGCTGGCCCGTCGCAAGAAGGTCGCGCTCGCCGAGCTCGAGGGGGAGCCGATGGTCCTGCTCGACCTGCCGCACAGCGGCCAGTACCTCGAGCGGATCGTCGAATCCGCCGGCTTCCGGCCGGAGATCAGGCACCGCACCGCCGGCTTCGAGACCGTCCGCGCGATGGTCGCCAACGGCCAGGGCTGGTCGGTGCTCAACCAGCGCCCGGCGAGCCGCACGACGTACGACGGCGCGGAGGTCGTCATCCTGGAGATCACCGATCCCGTGGAGCCCCTGGAGATCGTGCTGTCGTCGATGAAGGGCGTGCGGCTCACCGCGCGCGCCCAGGCCTTCGTCCGCTCGGCGGGCCGGGCCCGCCGGGCCGGCGCCCGCTGA